In Oharaeibacter diazotrophicus, the genomic window TCTCCTCGGACAGCCCGTGGATCCAGCGCATGGGCCCGGCCGGCTTCTGCCGCTTCCTCGACGACGCCGACTTCGCCGAGCAGTACGCCGAGTTCTACCCGCAGTTCCGCGCGCCCTTCGGCCCGCTGCAGTTCGAGGGCAAGGCGACCGGCCTGCCGACGCGCTGGGGCTGGGTCGGGCCGACCGTCAACACCAAGTTCGATTCGCTCGACACCTGGAAGAGCTACGCCCCGGTGTTCGACGCCGCCTACCGCGACAAGATCTGCCTCCTGGACTGGGGCGACTGGCCGATCATGCCGCTGGCGCTCTACGCCGGCGTCAACCCCTACGAGGAGCTCGACCAGGCCGCCCTCGACGAGGTCCGCAAGGTGCTGCGCGCGGCCTTCAAGAACACCCGCGCCATCGTCGCCGACCTCGCGGTGGCGCAGAAGGGCCTGATCGACGGCTCGTTCCGCGCCCTGATCGGCGGCGGCACCTACTGCACCTCGTCGCTGCGACTCAAGGGCCACGACTACATCCAGTCGATCGTGCCGGAGCCGAAGGGCGGGCTGAAGCAGGGCATCATCTGGATGGAGGCGACCGGCCTCGTCGAGAACGGCCGCGACGGCAAGGCCGCCGCCGAGTTTCTGAAGTACATCGTCTCGCCGGAAGTCGCCAAGCAGCTCGCCATCACCGAGGCGACCTGCAACCTCGTGCCGAACGCCAAGGCCGAGGCGCTGTTCTCGGACGCCGAGAAGACCGCCCTGCAGATGGACTACATGTGGACCGCCTGGGACAACAGCCAGTTCCACACCGTGGCGCCGAACATCGACGACATGCTGGCGATCTGGCAGGAAGAGCTGGCCGCCCGCTGATCGCGGCCGGACATCCGAGACGGACGGACCCGTGCGCTCCAGGCAGGAGCGCGCGGGCCTTCGTCCGTATCACGACCAGGGACGATCACGAGGGGACGGGCGAACGGTGGCGACGGGCGACAACGATGCCGCGGGCGGCGGCACGGCGATCATCGATGCCACCGGCATCGTGAAGGACTACGGCCACGCGCGGGCGCTGCACGGCGTGTCGCTGACGGTGGCGGCCGGCGAGTTCGTGGCGCTGGTCGGCCCGTCCGGCTGCGGCAAGACCACGCTGCTCAAGATCCTCGCCGGCTTCGAGGAAGCGACCGCGGGCCGGCTGACCATCCAGGGCCGCGACATGCACGGCGTGCCGGCCGCGGCGCGGCCGACGCGGATGGTGTTCCAGAAGCTGGCGCTGTTCCCGCACAAGACCGTCGGCGACAACATCGGCTTCCCCCTGAAGTTGCAGAAGGTTGCCAAGGCCGACGCGACGGCCCGCGTCGCGGCGATGGCCGACCTGATGCACCTGAAGCCGGAGTATCTCGGCCGCTGGCCGGCCCAGCTTTCCGGCGGCGAGCAGCAGCGCGTCGCGCTCGCCCGGGCGCTGGTGTCGCAGCCGAGCGTGCTGCTGCTCGACGAGCCGATGAGCGCGCTCGACGCCAAGCTTAAGAAGTCGCTCCAGGCGGAACTGAAGAAGCTGCACCGCGAGCTCGGCACCAGCTTCGTGCTGGTCACCCACGACCTCGAGGAGGCGATGATGCTGGCCGACCGCATCTGCGTGATGCGCGCCGGCCGCGTCGTCCAGATCGGCACGCCGGCCGACATCTACTATCGCCCGGTCGACACCTTCGTCGCCGGCTTCATCGGCGAGACCAACTTCCTGCCGGTGACCGCGACGGCGGCGGCCGGCGGCGGATTTTCCGTGACGTCGCCGCTCGCCCGCGGCGGCGCGGCGACGATCGCCGCCGAACGCGCGGCGCCGGGCGCGGGTGCCGGACGAGCGGCGCTGCTGGTCCGGCCCGAGACGATCGGCTTCGTCACCGGCGAGCCGGCGCCGGGTCGCTGGGTGCTCGACGGCGAGGTCGAGGAGTATTTCGTCAAGGGTGCCTCGACCCAGTACCGCGTCCGCGTCGCCGGCCTCCAGGCCGCACTGGTGATGGACCTGCCGGGCTCGCTCGAACTGCCCGCCGAGGTCGGCGCCAAGGTGGCGGTCGGCTTCGATCCGGCCGGCGCCTACCTGCTTCCGGAGGCGCCATGACCCCCGAGGCGAAGTCCTGGCGCGATCCGGTGCTGGTGGCGACGGTGGCTCCGCTCGCCCTGATCATGGCCGTGTTCTTCCTGGTGCCGCTGGCGATGACCGCGGTGCTGACCTTCCAGACGACGCAGTATTATCGGCTGGTCTGGAGCTGGGATCTCAAGATCTGGACCGAGGTCTTCTCCAAACCGCACTACTGGACGATCATGGCGCGCACGCTCGTCATGGCGTTGGTCTGCGTCGTGGTCACGCTCGCGCTCGCCTATCCCGCCGCTTACGCGCTGGCGACGCGGCTGAAGGCTTGGAACACCCAGGTGCAGATCCTGATCGTGTTCGCCTTCCTGACCGACGCGGTGTTGAAGACCTTCGGCTGGATCCTGGTGCTCGACAAGTCCGGCGTCGCCAACTGGGCGCTCGACAAGGTCGGCTTCGGGCCGGAGGCGATGGACCTGCTGTTCACGCCGACCGGGACCATGATCGGCATGGTCTACAATCTCGTGGTCTACCCGATGTTCACGATCTACCTGTCGCTGGTCCGGATCGACCGCGACCTGGTGCTCGCCGCCTACGACGCCGGCGCCTCGCGCCTGCGCGCCTTCGTCGAGGTGACGCTGCCCTTGTCGCGGCCGGGGCTCTACGCCGGAGCCGTGCTGGTGTTCGTGCTCTCGCTCGGCGCCTTCCTCGAGCCGAAGGTGCTCGGCGGCGGCACCGCGCCTCTCGCCTCCGAGCTGATCCGCCAGAGCTTCGAAACGCGGGTGAACTGGCCGCTCGGGGCGGCGCTGACGATCCTCCTGATCGCGATCGGCGCCCTGGTGCTGGCGCTCGGCGCCGCCGTGGCGATGCGCCGGCCGGGCCGGACCGGGAGGGCGCCGGCATGATCTCCCGCCACGCCCGCAACGCCCTGGTCGACGCCGCGCTGGTCGGCTCTGTCGCCCTGCTGCTGGTGTTCTTCTACGTGCCGATCGTCACGCTGGTGGCGTTCTCCTTCACCTCGAGCCGGGTGCTGACGCTGCCGATCGAGGGGTTCTCGCTGGAATGGTACGGCGAACTCGTCCGCAAGCCGGACTTCTGGCCGGCGGTGACCAACTCGGCGCTGGTCGCCGCGATCTCCACCGTGTTCGCGACCGTCCTCGGCACCGCAGGCGCGATCGCCTGGATCCGCTTCCGCTTCCGCTTCCAGAACGCCTTCCGCGCCGTAACCTTCGCGCCGCTGTTGTTCCCTCAGCTGCTGCTCGGCGTGGTGATGCTGTTGTGGTTCTCGGTGCTCGGCAACTGGCTCGGCTTCTCGACCGGCCTCGCAACGGTGATCGTCGGCCACGTCGTCTACGTCACGCCCTTCGCGCTGGTGATCGTCGCGGTGCAGGTGTACGGATTCGATGCCTCGCTCGAGGACGCCGCCCGCGACGCCGGCGCCACCGGCTGGGAGGTCTTCCGCGAAGTGACCTTTCCGCTGCTCTGGCCGGGCGTGTTCTCGGCTGCGAGCTTCTCGTTCCTCCTGTCCTGGGGGAACTTCTACGTCTCCTATTCGCTCGCCGGCTCGGCGCGGACGCTGCCGGTGTTCGTCTACAGCGGCATCGCGGTCGGCTCCTCGCCGATCTACCCCGCGCTCGCCACGCTCAACTTCGTGCCGGCGCTCGCGCTCGTCGCCGTCGCCGAAGTGATGCGCCGCCGCGCCCTCAAGCGCCAGCGCCTGCCGACCGCGGAGGGGTGACGGGCGGAGCAATGGGGCTCGGAAGCGCGCCTTGTTCCGTCCGTGCCATTCGTGGAAGGTGCCCCGAAGGGCCGGCAGGGGCGGGGGCCATGGGCGTGACGGCGGTGGGGACGGGACGGGAGGGCGCGCGCCGGGTGCTGGAGGCGGCGCTGGTGCTCGCGATCGTCGCGACCTTCGTGACGGTGGGCTGGACCAGCCCAGGCTACGACGACGAGTTCTACAACGTGATGGCGATCGCCCGCACCAACGGCCTCGCCGATCTCGCGCGGCACATCCTGGCGGTCGACGTCCATCCGCCTGGCAGTTATCTCGCGAACGCGGTGCTGTTCGACCTGACGGGCTCGTGGGCGGCGGTCAGGGCGCTGACCGGGGCGGTGCTGGCGGCGAGCCTCGTGCCGTTCCTGCGGGCGGCGACGGCCGGCCGGCCCGGGCTGTTCGTGCCGGTGGCGATCGTGGTCGGCCTGCATCCGACGCTGGCGATGTGGGGTCCGAGCCTGCGCTGGACCGGGCCCTTCACCGCGCTGCTCCTGACGGCGCTGACGCTGATCCTGCGCGATCCCGCGCGGCCGGCGCTGTTCTGGGGCGTGTTGGCGGCACTGCTCGCCGCGATGGCGCACGTCAATTACGAGACCCTCCTCTTCGGCCCGGCGCTGCTTGGGCTCGCCGTCCACGTGCGCTGCGACCGGCTCGGCGCGGAATGGCGGACCGCGGCGGCGGCGCTCGCGGTCGCGGTCGCGGCCTGCCTGCCGCTGGCGCTCGCCGCGGCACCGACGCTGCTCGGACGGCGAGGCGGGCAGACCGGGACGATCCTCGCGAGCCTCGCCGGCGCGGGGCAGGGCTTCCTCGTCAACGCCGGGCTGTTCCCGCTCTCGGCCGCGGGGCTCGCGAATGTCGCGGCGGTGGCGGGGCTCGGCGGTTTGGTGCTTGCGGGTGGATGGCGCAAGCTGTCGCGCGAACCACTGGCGATGTTCTGGCTCGGCGCGACGGCGCTGCTGATCGTCACCGGCCTGGCGGCGAAG contains:
- a CDS encoding ABC transporter ATP-binding protein, which codes for MATGDNDAAGGGTAIIDATGIVKDYGHARALHGVSLTVAAGEFVALVGPSGCGKTTLLKILAGFEEATAGRLTIQGRDMHGVPAAARPTRMVFQKLALFPHKTVGDNIGFPLKLQKVAKADATARVAAMADLMHLKPEYLGRWPAQLSGGEQQRVALARALVSQPSVLLLDEPMSALDAKLKKSLQAELKKLHRELGTSFVLVTHDLEEAMMLADRICVMRAGRVVQIGTPADIYYRPVDTFVAGFIGETNFLPVTATAAAGGGFSVTSPLARGGAATIAAERAAPGAGAGRAALLVRPETIGFVTGEPAPGRWVLDGEVEEYFVKGASTQYRVRVAGLQAALVMDLPGSLELPAEVGAKVAVGFDPAGAYLLPEAP
- a CDS encoding ABC transporter permease, whose translation is MTPEAKSWRDPVLVATVAPLALIMAVFFLVPLAMTAVLTFQTTQYYRLVWSWDLKIWTEVFSKPHYWTIMARTLVMALVCVVVTLALAYPAAYALATRLKAWNTQVQILIVFAFLTDAVLKTFGWILVLDKSGVANWALDKVGFGPEAMDLLFTPTGTMIGMVYNLVVYPMFTIYLSLVRIDRDLVLAAYDAGASRLRAFVEVTLPLSRPGLYAGAVLVFVLSLGAFLEPKVLGGGTAPLASELIRQSFETRVNWPLGAALTILLIAIGALVLALGAAVAMRRPGRTGRAPA
- a CDS encoding ABC transporter substrate-binding protein, with product MRQTRLDRRTVLKGMGGLGLAATGGLALGPTAARATESIGYMCWEGYNSPSIVEPFQKAHDVSISIDLITDSAGGFAKLAAGASKDFDLVSSDSPWIQRMGPAGFCRFLDDADFAEQYAEFYPQFRAPFGPLQFEGKATGLPTRWGWVGPTVNTKFDSLDTWKSYAPVFDAAYRDKICLLDWGDWPIMPLALYAGVNPYEELDQAALDEVRKVLRAAFKNTRAIVADLAVAQKGLIDGSFRALIGGGTYCTSSLRLKGHDYIQSIVPEPKGGLKQGIIWMEATGLVENGRDGKAAAEFLKYIVSPEVAKQLAITEATCNLVPNAKAEALFSDAEKTALQMDYMWTAWDNSQFHTVAPNIDDMLAIWQEELAAR
- a CDS encoding ABC transporter permease, producing MISRHARNALVDAALVGSVALLLVFFYVPIVTLVAFSFTSSRVLTLPIEGFSLEWYGELVRKPDFWPAVTNSALVAAISTVFATVLGTAGAIAWIRFRFRFQNAFRAVTFAPLLFPQLLLGVVMLLWFSVLGNWLGFSTGLATVIVGHVVYVTPFALVIVAVQVYGFDASLEDAARDAGATGWEVFREVTFPLLWPGVFSAASFSFLLSWGNFYVSYSLAGSARTLPVFVYSGIAVGSSPIYPALATLNFVPALALVAVAEVMRRRALKRQRLPTAEG